The Lysinibacillus irui sequence GGTCATTAATTTTAACACCTGGTGGTACACTCAAATCATTTAAGTCGAAAGTTTCTTCATTCGCTTCTTCTTTCATGAGACTTTCTTCTTCAAATTCTTCTTTACCAATGATTTGAATATCTTTATGCTTTTCAAGATCCTCAGCAAAATGGAAAATTTCTTCGTTTTCCAATTCATAAGGCGTTAGTTTCTCTGAAATTTCTTTCATAGAAATTTCACCTTCTGTTTTTGCTTTTTCTTGTAGGAATTTTTTTGCATCATCTAATGTAATTTCTACTTCTATCTCTTTTGAACGTTCTGACTTGTCCGCCATAAACCTTCCTCCTTCTAAACAACCGAATCGGGTTAAATCGCCGATAACGATTTTCTTAAATGAATAATCTGTTGGGCGATTTCAAGTGCACGTGCATACTCATGCATCTTCTCCGCTTCCTTTGACTCATGCATCTTTTGATAAATTTCTTGCTCAATTCTATATTTTTGAAGCTGACGGATGGAGTCCATAACCTCTGCCTCTGCTTGATCAGGATCTCGCTCGACTAAAGCTGCTTCCATAACAATCTTCCGTAATTCAGCGTCATCTAAGATTTCCACAAAGCGTTGATAATCTGGATGACCATATTCCTCATAAAATCCTACTAAGCGAACAAAAACTGCCATATAAGCATCTCGTACAAATGGCTCTTTCTGGTCACTTCGTAATACCCTGTCTACTACATCTATATTATGAAGCATATGAGCCAGTAATAAACGTTCGGCACGTTCGGCTGCGTCCATAGGCTTTTGTTGCTGTGTGACTGGCATTGAAGGCATCTGTGTAGGTATTTCTGCTTTTGTAGAACGTACCTGATTAGCCTCCAGCTTTCGGAATTGGGCATAAATAGCTTCTTCCGAGATATTTGTTTCATTTGATAGCTGCCGTATATACAAATCTCGTTCCACTGGTGATGATCTACCTACCAGCTGTTCTAGGACTTCTTGAATATATTGAAGCGTATCATTTTCAAATTGAAAGTTCTTATTGCGTCTAGCATGCATCATCATAAAAGCAATATACGCATGAGGGTTTTCCAAAATTTGTTCCTTAAATGCTTGTCCACCTAAAGTGCGAATATATTCATCAGGATCTAATTTTTCTGGTAACACAGCAATATTAACTTTCATCCGCTCCGTATGCAGTAATTGCGCCGCTCGTTTTGCTGCATCAAATCCAGCATTATCACCATCATAGCAAATCGTAATCTGCTCTACTAAGCGCTTTAGCTTTGTGATATGCTGATTTGTTAGCGAGGTACCCATAGTCGCAACGGCATTCATTACACCTACAGAGTTAGCTGCTAGTACATCCATAAAACCTTCCATCAATACTACTTGACGATTTTTTCTGATAGAAGTTCGTGCTTTATCTAGGTTATATAGCACTTCACTTTTTTGAAATATTGGTGATTCTGGACTATTTAAATATTTCGCTTCCTCACCAGTTGATGAAATTATTCGACCAGAGAAGGCAATGATTTTACCATTTTCATCACGAATAGGAAACATGATTCGTCCTCTAAAACGATCAAAATAACGTTCTTCTCCCTCTCGCTTAATGATTAAGCCACTTTCCGCAATTTCTTGTAAGTTATAACCTTTTCTTTCAAGCAATATTGTTAATGCATCAAAGCTTGGGAGAGACCAACCAATGTTATTAGATTCGATAAGTTCCCTTGTAAATCCTCTTTCTAGTAAATAATTTAAAGGTTCTTCGCCATCCTCTGTATTTAATAGTAGATGGTGAAAAAAATCTGCCGCAAAAGCGTGTGCTTCCTTCATCCTTTCTTCTGCTTTAGATACTTTTTTCGTTCCCCCTGGAAAACTTGGCTCAACATCTAATTGTATGCCAACACGTTCTCCAAGTTTCACAACTGCATCAGGAAAAGAAATACCTTCCATATCCATTACAAAAGTAATAGCATTTCCCCCTGCACCACAACCAAAGCAATGAAAAATTTGCTTATCAGTTGATACAGAAAAAGATGGTGTTTGCTCTCCATGAAATGGACAGAGGCCAAACCAATTTCGCCCACGCTTGGTCAGCTGCATGTATTCACTAATTACATCAACGATATCCGATTGTGTACGAATCTGTTCAATTACTTCTTCTGGAATTTTCCCTGCCAAATCCATCACCATCTTTTATATTTGCGTTATAGAAACACAATTCGCTATTCGTTTTAAAATTCCTTTATTTCTCGACAAAAAATTAGGATTTTTCTCTTATAAATATTTTTACCACAATTTTATTATTATAAAACAAAAATTAGTTTTTATCTATACCATTTTCAAAATCCACTCAAAAAAACCGCCTCTACTAACCGAGGTGGTTTCAAATTACTTTCTTATTTACAGGTCAAAATATGTTCTATGATTGTATTTGCTGTCTCTTCTACCGCTTTGTTCGTCACATCTATAACTTTACAGCCTATTTTATCGACAATTTTTTCAAAATGTTGGATTTCTTCTAAAATTCGTTCATGCTGTGCGTATATGGCATCATCATTCAATCCAAGTGACATTAATCGTTCTTTTCTTATAGAGTTTAACTTTTCAGGTGAAATGATTAAGCCAAAGCATTTTTTTGGATCTAGCTGTAAAAGCTCTTCAGGTGGTTCTACCTCTGGAACTAAAGGAACATTTGCCACCTTATATTTTTTATGGGCTAAATATTGTGAAAGTGGCGTTTTGGACGTTCTTGATACACCCACAAGGACAATATCCGCCTGTAGTAACCCACGTGGATCTCTACCATCATCATATTTTACCGCAAATTCAATCGCTTCTATTTTTTTAAAATAATCATCATCAAGCATATGAACAATACCTGGTGTTTCTAAAGGATTCTCTTCCATAAAGGTCGCCATGGATTGTAAAGCTGGTCCTAAAATATCCACGGCATGAATTTTTTCTTGTTCACATAGATCATGTAATAATTTACGCATTTCTTGACGAACTAGTGTATAGACGATAAATGCTCGCTGTTGTGCTGCAAGAAAAACAATTTTACGAATAAGCTCCTCGGATTGAATATGTGGAAATCGACGAATAACAGTATTTTCAAGACCCGGTCGGAACTGGCTAATAACTGCTTTTGCAACTTGATCACCAGTTTCACCGACTGAATCAGATACAACAAATACGCGTAGTCTTTTCATGCAGTCTCCTTCTAACTTTAGACATTTTGTGCAAGAGATAAGAAAGCTCGTGTAATCGTTGTTTTTGTAAGACGACCTACTATGGTCAAACCACCCTCTTGGGGTTCAACCACTGGTAGCGAATCAACTTCTCGTTCAATAAGTTTGTTCGCCGCGACAACTAAAGAATCGGATCTTTCACAGTACGAAATATTTGGCATACGTGTCATAATAATATGTACTGGAATTTTATTTAAATCCTGCGTGCCAATACTAGTACGCAGTAAATCTTTGCGAGATAGTACGCCTGTCAAAAACTCATTCTTATCTACGACAAAGAGTGTACCAACATCTTCAGAAAACATAAAGCAAATTGCATCATAAACCGTCATAGTTTCTGGTACTACTACAGGACCCGAATGGAAATCCTTCACTTTTAAATTATGAATACTATCCATTAGGTTGACAGATGCCTTTTTACCTGAATAAAAATAACCAACTCTTGGTCTTGCATCTAAAAATCCTGCCATTGTTAGAATGGCTAAATCTGGTCTTAAAGTTGCTCTTGTCAGATTGAGACGTTCGGCAATATGTTCACCAGTAATAGGGCCGTTTTCTTTTACAATTTGTAATATGTCTTCCTGACGTTTATTGAGTTCGATTGGACTCACCGCCTCAAATCTAATAGTGTTATACTTATGCTCAATTATTATATACTATTTTAATAATTATTGCGAATTAAAGAACTACATGCTACAATATTGACACATACGCTTGCTCTATTTGTATTTTCGAGCAAAATTGCGTTATACAGGCGATGATGGGAAAAAAGTATCTGTTCCATTCAATAGCGAGTAGAAGATGGTGAAAGTCTACATAGCAACAGAGAAAAGGCACTCCCTGAGCTAACTTTTTAAAAAGAGGTTTTAAACATTTGTTTAAAACAATCAGGGTGGAACCGCGGGTATTAGCACTCGTCCCTGGGCATACATTGTGCCCGGAGACGGGTGCTATTTTCATTTAGTCCAACTAAATGAACAAACTTTAGCGATTTACCGCTAAAAGAATAATCTGTAAAACTAAGAAGGAGGCTATTTTATGGCTAACAAATCAATGGAAACCATCGTATCATTAGCAAAACACCGAGGTTTTGTCTTCCCAGGCTCAGAAATCTACGGTGGTCTAGCAAACACTTGGGATTATGGTCCACTAGGTGTTGAATTAAAAAACAATATTAAAAAAGCATGGTGGCAAAAATTCGTTCAAGAATCAGAATACAATGTAGGTATTGACGCGGCTATCTTAATGAATCCAAAAGCTTGGGTTGCTTCTGGTCACGTGGGTAATTTCAATGACCCAATGATTGACTGTAAATCTTGTAAAGCTCGCCATCGTGCAGATAAAATTATTGAAGATGCTGCGCTAGCAAAAGGTGATGAAATCATTGTCGATGGTATGACATTCGATCAAATGAAAGAAACAATGATTAAATATGACGTT is a genomic window containing:
- the dnaG gene encoding DNA primase, encoding MVMDLAGKIPEEVIEQIRTQSDIVDVISEYMQLTKRGRNWFGLCPFHGEQTPSFSVSTDKQIFHCFGCGAGGNAITFVMDMEGISFPDAVVKLGERVGIQLDVEPSFPGGTKKVSKAEERMKEAHAFAADFFHHLLLNTEDGEEPLNYLLERGFTRELIESNNIGWSLPSFDALTILLERKGYNLQEIAESGLIIKREGEERYFDRFRGRIMFPIRDENGKIIAFSGRIISSTGEEAKYLNSPESPIFQKSEVLYNLDKARTSIRKNRQVVLMEGFMDVLAANSVGVMNAVATMGTSLTNQHITKLKRLVEQITICYDGDNAGFDAAKRAAQLLHTERMKVNIAVLPEKLDPDEYIRTLGGQAFKEQILENPHAYIAFMMMHARRNKNFQFENDTLQYIQEVLEQLVGRSSPVERDLYIRQLSNETNISEEAIYAQFRKLEANQVRSTKAEIPTQMPSMPVTQQQKPMDAAERAERLLLAHMLHNIDVVDRVLRSDQKEPFVRDAYMAVFVRLVGFYEEYGHPDYQRFVEILDDAELRKIVMEAALVERDPDQAEAEVMDSIRQLQKYRIEQEIYQKMHESKEAEKMHEYARALEIAQQIIHLRKSLSAI
- a CDS encoding pyruvate, water dikinase regulatory protein, whose protein sequence is MKRLRVFVVSDSVGETGDQVAKAVISQFRPGLENTVIRRFPHIQSEELIRKIVFLAAQQRAFIVYTLVRQEMRKLLHDLCEQEKIHAVDILGPALQSMATFMEENPLETPGIVHMLDDDYFKKIEAIEFAVKYDDGRDPRGLLQADIVLVGVSRTSKTPLSQYLAHKKYKVANVPLVPEVEPPEELLQLDPKKCFGLIISPEKLNSIRKERLMSLGLNDDAIYAQHERILEEIQHFEKIVDKIGCKVIDVTNKAVEETANTIIEHILTCK
- a CDS encoding helix-turn-helix transcriptional regulator, whose product is MSPIELNKRQEDILQIVKENGPITGEHIAERLNLTRATLRPDLAILTMAGFLDARPRVGYFYSGKKASVNLMDSIHNLKVKDFHSGPVVVPETMTVYDAICFMFSEDVGTLFVVDKNEFLTGVLSRKDLLRTSIGTQDLNKIPVHIIMTRMPNISYCERSDSLVVAANKLIEREVDSLPVVEPQEGGLTIVGRLTKTTITRAFLSLAQNV